tcatctacctcatagtgagagacttattagttatctacttagagcgcaggactccacaaacatttatttttacctgcttgcatgcatgagtagggttatgtttgctaggcatgcctattatgacttaataacatgttattacttgttcatgagcatattgagttttcttgctgagcttcgactcacgggtgctatatgatgcaggtaaaggcaaaagaaagctggaccatccttgagttggagagcttaggtgactatGTGTACATATATGGTTGCTTGACCGCCacaaccgagggtttaaagaggaactagggttaaaccctattttgccgcttaggtcggctggttgtaaatattttgttgtaattaacctttaaattatacttttgggatcccaatgtatatggtaaacattttagtgatacgttgtatcttaaccaaaaaaatttaaacctaaaccgctaatcatacttagttacacgattatggccaaatgactctgttagcgagtttagcactgtttaaatgcacaccataacagtccctggagatttgggcgttacaacttggtatcagagcgtgccaagtttaagggttcctgaagacaagctgggcatgtacacccgtcactaaagatagcttcactcagggaatggtaactatttctgtagttatgtgtttaactgtttaaatagaatgtaaatgctttacctgcacattgtattagggagcatgagattctgatagagtctgagtcttgactatatgattacctgctccatgaatatatatcaatgtgatatttgcatgctggagttggaggcatggtgtgaatgttggaagagcagggattatgattaatgtatgaatgctatgggcatgtgtCTAGCACTGTAGTAGTTTATGAATGTAGtatggtaagattgttcccaagGGGAAAGcgcttgatatgctcatcatgtttaatgggtcaagttattgactgcagattcaactAGCAAGTATGTATCCAAGGAAGATAGTGAGGCCTagtggtggttataccgaggctaggagtttcagccaggggttgagttcttcatctgcccctcagaattaccagcaaatgtttacagatttgcaattaagattgcagaggcaagaggaagatatTAAGTGTTTAAAGCAACAACAGAGTCTatcggggaacacctcttcctttgtttttccaggtgtggcacaagctttggctcagcctagggttgagaacaggtgggaatttctctatggaagattccaggagtattaccctccagtctttgagggaggcctagatccattaagAGCGGagaaatggatgggcatgatcagttccattcttgacagtatggggctggtggggCACGATAAGGTGATAAGTGCTACATATGTGTTGTGGGATAATGCTCGGACGTGGTgagaagtagtatcccagacatgagatacaactgtgatggattggaaagaatttaagcagctgttcaatgaaagatattactgtgatgtggCCCAgattgctaagatgaatgagtttatgaacctggttcagggaaatgcaacagtaaccgagtatgttaacagatttgatgggttggccgaGTTTGATTTTGATGTGGTACCCACAGACGTAGCTCGAAAGGAAAATTTTATCGAAGGATTGAATTCCaggatagctcagggcattagagttgccccagtgcatgaaacctcCACCTACGCTCAAGTGGTAGgcaaggctcttgctgttgagagcataagaaatgagaagaagagtgttaGAGAGCGCGGAGCTCAGGCattgatacctccatttattggagcgagcAAGAAAAAGAGCTGGATGACTTATCCAAAATGCGCCCAATGTAAGAGACATCATCCGGGAGAATGCCGGGCAAAGGCATGttacttatgtggaatggttgggaatttcatgaggGATTGCCCAAGGCATGGAGCAGATGAACAAAaagggatggacagctcgactcccgctcgagtgttcattctgaGGCAGTCAGAGTTAGAGacggagactgagactgaggttggttccttaggggtggcaggtcagctttctagttctgattttgtaTTCTGCGGACTAGTTTGGTGCTATGTTGTTATTtttttgttgcatatagagagacATAGATTTGATATGTAGATTGCATGATTATATTGTGATGAGTTAGGTTATGATAGAATTgactcatcagttgttttgataaagttggttatgactgacttcagtataATCCAGGATATGGATTGGTTTGCCAAGTGAGaagcaatgatagattgcaaggaaaggatcaAGGATAATAATTAAGTGAACCATATATGGGGAGAATTGagaggaatgtcttagctggattagctaaggattatacagtgtcaggtatgagtttatcactacaacaatattgagtatatattacattaaagtatagcatatttttaaaaatgctaTTATTAATGGGGGATTAAAATTAACACGGCTGATGAATAGTGGGAATTAAAATTTTTGGCGCCATATACTAAAATCCCAGGCGGCAAAATGAATTTATGCCAAAATTCCCTTTCTCTTTCTCAAGCCTTTCTCTAACTCACGAAGCCCTCTCTCAACCTTTCTCTCACTCACGAAGCCCTCTCCGCCCTCTCCGCCCTCACGAAGACTcaccgccctcaactcatctctgcctccgccctcacgaagtctctccgccctcatCGAAGTCTCTGCCTCACGAAGCTTTCCATTTCTAAAGTGAGAGTAAAACTCATTATTTCAGGTGATCCATGTTTACCCTGTTTTTGTGGTGGATGTTCCACTAATCACCTTATCTCattcttcaaattttttttttgcccATCCCCAGATTGCACCTTTCGATATTGAATTTTCAGTGACACACAAGGAACTTGACTTCTCTCATTTGCTGGTTAGTTCCTCCAGAGCTAAACCTTTTGCTGCTATTCTTAACTAAAAATTTCATATAATGGAAGGAAGGTCTCAATTGTTGTTGAACTGTATTTCCAGGATCATTTAAGACGGCTACTTAGAGGTCAAGTCTCTCTATTTGATTGGTCTAGATCTTCTTCCCTGGCGAGGACCTTATCACCAAGAGTTTTGGAAAGTCAAATAGATGCTAAGAAGGTTTGTGATTCACTTGCAACTATTTATGCTGTTATTATTTTTTAGTGTGTAATACGTATATACATacaagtatataattttttttaaattcttaaaTTTATTTAGAACTCTGTTTAGTTCTAATCTTGCCAAAACAAGTTAATATTTTCTTTCTTATCTTCTTCCATACTGAAAAATAATTAGTATCTACAACTTCGAATCAAATCAGTAcaattactattactattatattaTTATGTAAAAAGTAAATAAGAAAGAGAATTTAAATTTGAGTTTTCATGTATCTTAATCAAGAAAAGTAttgatatattaaaaaataaagtatacattacagaaaataaaaaattggagGAAGCTTGCAATGCTTGAAGCAGTAGTGAAATTTAGAAGTATAGAGAAGCAGTAGTGGATAAATATGATCGGAATTACATGATGGTAGCTACACGTAGCTCTATAGAAGAGATACACacttgattaaaaaaaaacagtTCTATAAAAATAGTGAAAAGTTGTCACTGACATAGCCCTTCATATTTGGAATCTAGAGATGACCAAAGAAAAAATGTACAAGGTATGTTACTTGTTTTGTAGCCGATAAAGAAAGGGTCAAATtgaaaatacaatattttttgaaGCATGATTTCTACTAGTATTCAGGTTGTTGAATAAATTGTTCGGACTAATGTACCCTGCCACTTAACTTTTGAAAGCTATTCATGATTTAATACGAAAAATAAAAGCCTAAAAATTCTTAGCATTGATCATCCATATGGCCACTCAATGTCTACATGGCATCTttttagaagagaaaataaaatgtataacttaaaaaaaaaatttaacaacaATATACACCTCAAAAATATTTGGAACTAAAAGTTGCATATAGATATTGTTGCATTTGATATGTTTACATTTGGAACTGAAGTAATATAACTCAACCACCATCAGAATAGCTTCAAATGTATTAGAAAATGAATTCAAACGTGAACCATAAAAGTTTAAATCAATATTGACTAAACTGTGCCTAATCTTGCTGTTGACTAAAGGTTAGCAATCTCCTCAACCTTTTTCCCTTCTAAGAGCTTTGCATCTCCTACCATTTTGGCCACTTTCTGGTGTACCAAGATGACATTCAGGCTCTCTGTTTTCACTCTTCTTCTCTTGACGAACTGAAATCAGTTCCAAGGAGGTATATGCAACTATTATGATGATGTTTTAGATGGTCCCTGTTTTGTCTCCTTCATACGCTTTAtataagatatatatttataacataaaataattgAGCATGTTTTAAAATTGCATTGATAATCTTATGTGTAAAATAAATATCACATTAGACAAGTTAttgaaaaaaacaagaaaaagtgGGGGTTTCTAGTTTGAAATGAGAAATGAGGCAATGTTTTAGAATGTGTGCTTTGACTTTTTTGAGACTTTGAAGTGGTGGAAGATGATAGTAACACTTCTTTCCATATATCCTTCTATGTTTTTGGCTAACAACCTTTCTAGTTTAGCTTTTAATAAATAGGTACCTGTATTATTCATAAGGAGAAGCTTTTTGTTGTCCCTTGACAGGTTCATGTAATTTTTGGTAACTATATTTTTGGTAATTGATCTCTTTTTATGTAGTTCTTCAATAAAATGGGCATTCTGAAACCTCCAGGTATCTACAAATTATAGGATTTGTGCTATGAAAAAGGTTCTCATTCAAACTAGCTATTGCTGCTAATGTTCCATTAAAATAaaccagatttttttttttggtaggtgCATATTTATGTATATTTCTTGTTTAGATGCTATGGATTGCTTGTTTCTTTAATAAATGAAAGTCTTTTGTTCTCATATGTATCTATATATGTATTTGTTATAAAAGTGATAGAATAATGGCAAGCCATCTACATGTTTTCAAAGAAAGTTGTTCCATATAGCCTTCAAGTCATCTTTCAACATCTCACTAATGAGATTCATATCAGCCCTTTGTTTCTGAAcattagaaaagaagaaaaaagaaacaggTCACAGATCTTAAGAAATGAAAAAgttataaccaaaaagaagaaaacagaAACTATATTCAATGTTCAGCAGGATTCAAACTATTTATGTTAACCACAAAAGAGATATATACCATTAATTCTGAAGCTACTCCTTTTAGCATTATAACAACCTCCCTTCTAGGTTCCTCAGTTGATGATAAAAATTTATACCGAtcaacattttttattttcagcTTTAGTGAtggatttttgtattttttacttATTACATGCCAGACTGCAGTCACACGAATTTTATCTCCAGAAACTGCGTTCCCCAAGGGCCATCTCAGTCCACCCTTAACTTCTCTATCTAAAATAGCTGAATCAATCAATTCCTTAATGCCTTGCAGTTCATCATCCTGCAAAAGCACATAGAATGTATTCTTAGAAATCAACTTCATGACATAATTACCAGATATTTCTCATGTTCTAAACATCAAgttttagccttttctggtgggGTCATTTGGTAAATACAAATGATATTTAACAATAATGGTACCTTCATCAGAGAGAAAGATCTCAAACTTTTGAATTCTATAATAGTAGGTGCATGGATATATAGGTACATCAGCACTTGAATAGAGAGAACTTACAGTAAGTGTAGTAACAGGTCTTCTGGTGCATAGATCCAGCCTCATGTCCAAATCTTTTTCAAGGCAAGATATGTCCCTGAGCATGTGCCGCACATAAGCACGTTTAATCTAAAACAAAAATATGGTCACTGTTAGTCTCAATAAGTCTAACCCCATAAAAACCAGAAATCTGTATATGCTCACTAACAAAATATAAGAAGTGGTTAGATGGGAAGCCCAAAAATCTTATGCATCGCATTGCTGTAGCCTCCTTGGCAGCTGCTGTCTATGGTATTTGGTGTAATAGAAATTCCTGTTTTTTTGCTCATAGTTTTGATAGTATGATTAAAATGAGTTTGAAAGCTAGATTTCTTGGTAGTTTGAGTCAAAAGATTCTGGACAAGAATAGAGCTCTTGCTGAGTTTGTTAGGAAGTTGTGAGCTGGTGTTGTATGCTGCTTTGTTTCTGAACTTGTTGATGTAATCAGTGTTTTGGTGCAATATATTTCCTTTTTcgatcaaaaaa
The Humulus lupulus chromosome 6, drHumLupu1.1, whole genome shotgun sequence DNA segment above includes these coding regions:
- the LOC133784327 gene encoding uncharacterized protein LOC133784327; the protein is MLRDISCLEKDLDMRLDLCTRRPVTTLTDDELQGIKELIDSAILDREVKGGLRWPLGNAVSGDKIRVTAVWHVISKKYKNPSLKLKIKNVDRYKFLSSTEEPRREVVIMLKGVASELMKQRADMNLISEMLKDDLKAIWNNFL